The Methylomonas montana DNA window TGTCACCGAGTTGGCTGAGAAAATGGTCGATCAACAGCGGCAAATCCTGCCGGCGCTGCCGTAATGGCGGTACCTCGACCGGAAACACCGACAGCCGGTAAAACAAGTCTTCACGAAAATGGCCAGACTTGACCATATCAGCCAAATTCCGATGCGTGGCGCAGAGCACCCTGACTTTCGCCTTTTGCATCGTCGTCCCGCCTACGCGCCGGAACTGGCCGTTCTCCAGGGCTCGCAGCAGTTTCGGCTGTTGCGAAAGCGGCAAATCGCCAATCTCGTCAAAAAACAAGGTGCCGTTATCCGCCAACTCAAACAAGCCTTTTTTAGCCGATGTCGCACCGGTAAATGCACCTTTTTCATGGCCAAATAATTCGCTTTCGAACAGTTCTTCGCCCAGGATGGTGCAATCGACAATCACAAAATTGCCACTCTCCCGCTTCGAATGCCTATGCACAAACTCGGCGGCAAGTTCTTTACCAGTCCCGGTCTCGCCCAGCAACATCACCGGCGCTTGGGTTTCCGCTGCCTGCTGCAAGCGGTTTTTAAATTCGCTAAATGTTGCCGACTTACCCACCATACCCGGCCCATCGTCGGCAACCACCGACCTGTTCGACACAGTGACCACCTCGCCTAGATATAAGGTGGCATCTGCATCCAACAATGGAAAACCGCGCACATTCAGCAAGCGCTGGGCATTGACCACTGTGGTGTCGGCAACGACGCCTGCGTAGGCTTCGAGGGTTTGAAACAGTCGCCGATGACGGCAATCGCTGTTGTCGCTGCAGCAAGCTTGGCCGATTCGGCTTTGCCTGGTCGCGCCAAATCCCATTTCCCAGGCACGATTCACCGCAACGACGCGCAAATTGGCGTCGATAATGACCAACGGCAGGTCATGAGTTTCCAGCAATGATTCCAGCGTAAAGGCACTCTGCGGCATAAATTCCATTCAACATTTTTCCGAATTTGAAATATGTACTGACAATCGCAATTGCGCTACTCGCACTAAGCGCTGTCATTCATTCAAAGGCCATTTTAACCAGAAACAGCCCATTACCAAGATTCTATGCGTTTGGCTCCCAGCTTATAAGTTGAGCATAACGCATTCATCATAATAACTCGCTGAAAAAAGCAGAAATTTAGCCGCGGGGCGCATATTCGCCTTTGGACTTTGTCGATCGAGGAACAGCCAGGCAAGACTAAATCGCTCCCGAAGCGGGATGTTGGCTTGTTGGACAGATTAAACAAAAAAGGCCAAGCAGGCGTGCCTCGCCTGCTTGGCCGATATGACTATTGGCGCCTTTAC harbors:
- a CDS encoding sigma-54 interaction domain-containing protein is translated as MEFMPQSAFTLESLLETHDLPLVIIDANLRVVAVNRAWEMGFGATRQSRIGQACCSDNSDCRHRRLFQTLEAYAGVVADTTVVNAQRLLNVRGFPLLDADATLYLGEVVTVSNRSVVADDGPGMVGKSATFSEFKNRLQQAAETQAPVMLLGETGTGKELAAEFVHRHSKRESGNFVIVDCTILGEELFESELFGHEKGAFTGATSAKKGLFELADNGTLFFDEIGDLPLSQQPKLLRALENGQFRRVGGTTMQKAKVRVLCATHRNLADMVKSGHFREDLFYRLSVFPVEVPPLRQRRQDLPLLIDHFLSQLGDSAACSYEITQEALIKLIQYAWPGNIRELRNCLQLAAGLCKDKNIQEADIHFMQRQGWTQAADTSLANETPHPAISSLAQFEAEFISSLISKYQGNRKLIAAEMNISERTLYRKLNRLNLS